Sequence from the Phragmites australis chromosome 11, lpPhrAust1.1, whole genome shotgun sequence genome:
AAGGACGCGCGCGCGCCTTGCGGCATGACCCGGGACGACAGCGATCGGCGCCAGTACGAGAAGGACGAGGACGACGCTCTCGGGACGCCGGCGTTCCGCGGCGCCGACGACGACGTCGACGCCCTCCTCGGCGCGACGTTCCCACCTCCAGAAGCGGGAACGGGgcccgcggcggcagcggacgGCGACGACGGCCACCAAGTGGAGAGAGACGCCGACGCCAGGAAGGTGACGCGCTGGGAGTGGGACGCCGGCAGCGCGTCGGGCACGTCGGCCACGCCCCTGCGGCTCGCACTGCTGAGCTTCGTCGTCGCGGGCGGGTGCACCGGCTTCTTCTTGGAACGGCTTGGCAGTCGAAAACACGCGCACTTGAGGACGCCACCACCCGCCGCCGGCTCGGCGACGTTGCCCATTTTAGGCCgcagcggcggtggaggaggtagTGGCTGGAGCGCCACAAAGATGCCTTCTTTGGGAGAAGCCATGGACTTTGGGTGATGCACACGATGGGCTAAACCGAAGAAACGAAGGATTGTTTTGACGTGGTTGGCGAGTGGTTTATATAGTGAACCGGAACTCGCCGTGTCTTTGCATTTTTTAGGCAAAAACTGTCCAGCAAGTGGCCGGCAACAGCCCCTGGAAGGCTGGAAACCATAGATTCTAGAGGAAGGGGAAGATACTTTCATACCAGATTTATTATTTATAAGTCGCCTGACTAATTTCCCCCCTGAGTTTAATTGAATTGTTCTCGACCGTTGTGTTTGCGTGACTTATGTTATTTATGGGATAATGTCACAAATATCAAAAAACAGTTCTGGATCCAGCCAAGGCGCATGCTTCGTGTTGACACAATAATCCTTGCTGCACAGTGCCGTGGTTAGATCAAAAGTGCATTTCGACATTTTGATTTCTAGTGAATGAACTAATCCACAAT
This genomic interval carries:
- the LOC133883956 gene encoding uncharacterized protein LOC133883956, whose product is MASPKEGIFVALQPLPPPPPLRPKMGNVAEPAAGGGVLKCACFRLPSRSKKKPVHPPATTKLSSASRRGVADVPDALPASHSQRVTFLASASLSTWWPSSPSAAAAGPVPASGGGNVAPRRASTSSSAPRNAGVPRASSSSFSYWRRSLSSRVMPQGARASFSFPTSPASASSSCMSTPKIPHGCHRQ